One window from the genome of Hyphomonas neptunium ATCC 15444 encodes:
- the dusA gene encoding tRNA dihydrouridine(20/20a) synthase DusA, which yields MSKKQDYRFSVAPMMDWTDRHCRAFHRTLTKRALLWTEMVTADAVIHGDRQRLIGFSDVEHPLVLQLGGSEPGKLAEAARIAEGYGYDEVNLNCGCPSERVQSGAFGACLMAEPDLVADCVAAMRAAVSIPVTVKNRIAIDDLPARETLFTFIEKVSVAGCSVFTVHARKAWLKGLSPKENREVPPLDYGLVAELKTARPDLTIILNGGIATIDQCRDHIGVFDGVMLGRAAYQTPGLLGQVDSDLFGEGAMIAAGDAVRAYEPYIAARLAEGSNLHAMTRHMLGLFAGQPGARQWRRILSEQGVKKGAGLDVLRAALGAVENPAMAG from the coding sequence ATGTCTAAAAAACAAGACTATAGATTTTCTGTCGCTCCGATGATGGACTGGACTGACCGGCATTGCCGCGCGTTTCACCGCACTTTGACCAAGCGCGCGCTTTTGTGGACCGAGATGGTAACGGCCGATGCCGTGATCCATGGCGACCGTCAGCGGCTCATCGGTTTCAGCGATGTGGAGCATCCCCTCGTCCTGCAGCTGGGCGGGTCTGAGCCCGGCAAGCTGGCGGAGGCGGCGCGGATTGCCGAAGGGTACGGGTATGATGAGGTGAACCTCAATTGTGGCTGCCCGTCAGAGCGGGTCCAGTCGGGCGCCTTCGGGGCCTGCCTGATGGCCGAGCCTGACCTGGTCGCAGACTGCGTGGCCGCAATGCGGGCGGCGGTGTCCATCCCGGTAACGGTCAAGAACCGGATCGCGATTGATGACCTGCCGGCACGCGAGACGCTGTTCACCTTCATTGAAAAAGTTTCGGTGGCGGGGTGTTCTGTATTCACCGTGCATGCGCGCAAAGCCTGGTTGAAGGGGCTGAGCCCCAAGGAAAACCGGGAGGTTCCTCCGCTGGACTATGGGCTGGTGGCGGAACTCAAGACGGCGCGGCCGGATCTGACGATTATTCTTAATGGCGGCATCGCGACAATTGATCAGTGCCGGGATCATATCGGTGTGTTCGACGGCGTGATGCTTGGACGGGCGGCGTATCAGACACCGGGCCTTCTGGGGCAGGTGGATTCCGATCTGTTTGGGGAAGGGGCAATGATCGCGGCGGGAGACGCGGTGCGCGCCTATGAACCCTATATTGCGGCGCGCCTGGCCGAAGGCTCGAATCTGCATGCCATGACGCGGCATATGCTCGGACTTTTTGCTGGCCAGCCTGGCGCCCGCCAGTGGCGGCGTATTCTGTCGGAGCAGGGAGTAAAGAAAGGCGCGGGACTGGACGTGCTGCGCGCTGCGCTCGGCGCGGTTGAGAACCCTGCGATGGCGGGTTAA
- a CDS encoding ATP-binding protein — translation MTHDPERPDGAETPEQTFLATASHEIRTPLNGILGTVSLLLETELSPAQREYAETIRLSGGRLLDLLNNVLDYARLDASAVEVEAENFCPVRLCGEVVELLSPRAHAAGLDLAVRSLPSPMPGFLGDAGRIRQILFNLVGNALKFTPRGAVLIDAEVVTGGLAFHIRDTGPGIAPDDQARLFEAFRQTGAGDAYRDGGVGLGLAIVKRLTDLLGGRIDVVSALGEGASFSVFLPLQQSGAPPADAVAFIGGRVGLAGLPPATALSLSAGLQAMGASVLQMDVASGQIPDGIDVLLVGADLPEGAVAAMARQATSLVVLRPEDRGAIARFRALGCVGWLVRPLRMSSVAERIQLARSGGDAADEQELAAGAGRVLIADDNPVNALIARRALESAGFTVTVAATGSEALEAAARMEPNLVLMDLRMPVMDGFEAMRRLRAGGFSPPIIAVSAEINPDIERRARAAGADGVAAKPLDAEALRRLALRWTGRSGAVAGAA, via the coding sequence ATGACCCATGACCCCGAACGCCCCGATGGCGCAGAAACGCCCGAACAGACATTTCTCGCCACGGCGAGTCATGAAATACGCACGCCTCTGAACGGTATTCTCGGTACGGTTTCGCTGTTGCTGGAAACAGAGCTTTCGCCGGCTCAGCGCGAATATGCCGAGACGATCCGCCTGTCAGGCGGGCGCCTGTTGGACCTGCTCAATAACGTTCTCGATTATGCCCGGTTGGACGCCTCTGCCGTCGAAGTCGAGGCCGAGAATTTCTGCCCCGTCCGGCTGTGCGGGGAAGTAGTCGAACTTCTCAGTCCCCGCGCGCATGCGGCCGGGCTTGATCTGGCGGTACGTTCCCTGCCGTCGCCGATGCCGGGATTTCTGGGAGACGCCGGCCGTATAAGGCAGATCCTGTTCAATCTTGTCGGTAATGCGCTGAAGTTCACCCCGCGCGGCGCTGTCCTTATCGATGCTGAAGTCGTTACAGGCGGCCTCGCTTTTCATATTCGCGATACCGGGCCGGGCATTGCGCCCGATGACCAGGCGCGCCTGTTCGAAGCGTTTCGCCAGACTGGCGCCGGGGATGCTTACCGCGATGGCGGCGTTGGTCTCGGCCTAGCCATCGTCAAGCGTCTGACCGATCTGCTCGGCGGGCGGATTGATGTCGTCTCAGCGCTCGGGGAAGGGGCCTCATTCAGCGTGTTCCTGCCACTGCAGCAATCTGGCGCTCCGCCGGCGGACGCGGTGGCGTTCATAGGCGGCCGCGTCGGTCTCGCGGGGCTGCCGCCCGCAACGGCGCTCTCCCTCTCGGCCGGCCTCCAGGCTATGGGCGCGTCTGTCCTGCAGATGGATGTGGCGAGCGGACAGATACCTGACGGAATAGACGTCCTGCTGGTGGGGGCAGACCTGCCCGAGGGCGCGGTTGCGGCGATGGCGCGCCAGGCGACATCACTGGTTGTTCTGCGGCCCGAAGATCGGGGCGCCATTGCCCGGTTCCGGGCACTGGGCTGTGTCGGTTGGCTCGTCCGGCCGCTGCGTATGAGTTCGGTGGCCGAGCGTATCCAGCTAGCCCGCTCCGGTGGGGATGCCGCCGACGAGCAGGAACTGGCGGCGGGCGCGGGCCGCGTGCTGATTGCCGATGACAATCCCGTAAACGCGCTGATTGCGCGCCGCGCCTTGGAATCGGCCGGATTTACCGTAACAGTTGCCGCAACGGGCAGCGAAGCGCTTGAGGCTGCCGCCAGAATGGAGCCGAACCTTGTGCTGATGGATCTGCGAATGCCGGTCATGGACGGGTTTGAAGCGATGCGCCGGTTGCGGGCTGGCGGGTTTTCGCCGCCCATCATTGCAGTCTCGGCAGAGATCAATCCGGACATCGAACGCCGGGCACGCGCCGCAGGCGCAGACGGCGTCGCAGCAAAGCCGTTGGACGCCGAGGCCCTGCGCCGGCTGGCGCTGCGCTGGACCGGCCGGTCCGGCGCTGTGGCGGGCGCCGCATGA
- a CDS encoding muropeptide permease AmpG: protein MTDTVGAAEAKKTPRFIRALRALNDRRMAAMLLLSLAAGLPFGAVLGTLNAWLTVEGVTPSTIGTLSLITLGYAFKYLWSPAFQVARHPKPFLGPRRTWLISLQVPIAILLLILPFSNPASQIGLIALVALGVALLSATHDTVLDAWRIEVARSEEDKDLMAALYQFGYRASTFITGFMALLLAEYIGWQMVYGLIALMMVLAISGTFIAPEPELSGKPAEARESFQATVPEKPLRIFTIAVAAGWALAITMIGWHVFASLTQVPPPSGSAFVREQGPVIVILTVMVPATLAAFLLWRHGRVPGIAVPDKAGDSRAVRAVHSLFRAIFDPLMEMIGRLGWGALLVLLLALTYRFADAVWGAFAYPFYLGTDYGAIGHTMADVAVASKFFGVLMTMAGAAIGVIIISLIGRMPVLVIGAVLAAATNLLFADLARGGLAIDAFLEWTRLADPIRMFAGWAAAISPEGQGAEAGARMARLMLAIGGENLAGGFASVAVVAYLTSVVNPRFAAVQYALLGSLTMLIGTLGRPWLGELIELHGYYTVFIVTFWLGGVAVVLSLLEWARMARQKTPAALDAAGV, encoded by the coding sequence ATGACGGATACGGTTGGTGCGGCAGAGGCCAAAAAGACGCCGCGTTTCATCCGGGCGCTGCGTGCGCTGAACGACCGGCGCATGGCGGCGATGCTGCTGCTCTCTCTGGCCGCCGGTCTGCCCTTCGGGGCGGTGCTCGGCACACTGAATGCCTGGCTGACCGTTGAGGGCGTAACGCCCTCAACCATCGGCACCCTGTCCCTCATCACGCTCGGCTACGCCTTCAAATATCTTTGGTCACCGGCCTTTCAGGTTGCCCGCCATCCCAAGCCTTTCCTAGGCCCCCGGCGCACCTGGCTGATCTCGCTTCAGGTGCCGATTGCGATCCTGCTGCTCATCCTGCCCTTCTCCAATCCGGCCAGCCAGATTGGCCTCATTGCCCTCGTCGCGCTCGGCGTCGCGCTGCTTTCAGCCACCCATGATACGGTGCTCGATGCCTGGCGCATTGAGGTCGCGCGGAGCGAGGAAGACAAGGATCTGATGGCTGCGCTCTATCAGTTCGGCTATCGCGCTTCGACCTTCATCACCGGTTTCATGGCGTTGCTGCTGGCTGAATATATCGGCTGGCAGATGGTCTACGGGTTGATTGCACTGATGATGGTGCTGGCAATTTCCGGCACATTTATCGCGCCGGAGCCAGAGCTGTCAGGCAAGCCTGCCGAAGCGCGCGAAAGCTTTCAGGCGACCGTCCCCGAAAAACCCCTGCGCATCTTCACGATCGCTGTCGCCGCTGGCTGGGCGCTTGCCATCACGATGATCGGCTGGCACGTCTTTGCCTCGCTCACGCAGGTGCCCCCGCCCAGCGGAAGCGCCTTTGTGCGGGAGCAGGGGCCTGTCATTGTTATCCTGACGGTCATGGTGCCGGCCACGCTGGCTGCTTTCCTTTTGTGGCGCCACGGCCGCGTGCCGGGCATTGCCGTGCCCGACAAGGCAGGGGATAGCCGCGCGGTGCGTGCGGTGCATTCGCTGTTCCGGGCGATCTTCGATCCGCTGATGGAAATGATCGGCCGTTTGGGGTGGGGCGCGCTGCTCGTCCTCTTGCTGGCGCTCACCTACCGGTTTGCAGATGCCGTCTGGGGCGCGTTCGCCTACCCGTTTTATCTCGGTACCGACTATGGAGCGATCGGCCACACAATGGCGGATGTCGCGGTGGCCTCAAAATTCTTCGGCGTGCTGATGACCATGGCCGGCGCGGCCATCGGCGTTATCATTATCAGCCTGATCGGGCGCATGCCGGTTCTGGTGATCGGCGCCGTGCTGGCGGCGGCCACCAACCTTCTGTTTGCAGACCTTGCGCGCGGCGGCCTGGCCATCGATGCCTTCCTCGAATGGACGCGGCTGGCAGATCCGATCCGGATGTTTGCCGGCTGGGCAGCGGCCATCTCTCCGGAAGGGCAGGGCGCGGAGGCAGGTGCCCGCATGGCACGGCTGATGCTCGCCATCGGCGGGGAAAACCTGGCCGGCGGTTTTGCCAGCGTTGCGGTCGTCGCTTACCTCACATCGGTCGTGAACCCGCGCTTTGCCGCCGTGCAGTATGCGCTGCTCGGCTCGCTGACCATGCTGATCGGCACGCTCGGGCGGCCCTGGCTGGGCGAACTGATCGAACTGCACGGCTATTATACCGTGTTCATCGTCACTTTCTGGCTCGGCGGGGTTGCCGTGGTGCTCTCACTGCTGGAATGGGCGCGAATGGCCAGACAGAAAACCCCGGCCGCGCTGGACGCAGCCGGGGTGTGA
- a CDS encoding NADP-dependent malic enzyme, which translates to MTTQRPSFTDQEALDFHSHPTAGKISMVPTKPMGTQRDLSLAYSPGVAIPVLAIAENPDKAYDYTSKGNLVAVISNGTAILGLGNLGPMASKPVMEGKSVLFKRFADIDSFDVEVDTTDVEDFIRTVRNIGATWGGINLEDISSPACFIIESRLRDELDIPVFHDDQHGTAIIAAAGLINACHITGRQLKDTKVAISGAGAAGLSVAGLIRHLGVKAENILICDTAGVVYEGRTEKMDQFKSAFAVKTAKRTLTEAMDGADVFLGLSVKGAVTKEMVKSMAKNPIIFAMANPDPEITPEEIKSVRSDAIIATGRSDYPNQVNNVLGFPYIFRGALDVRARGINEEMKVACARALAELAREDVPDEVAAAYHGARPSFGREYIIPSPFDPRLISFVPPFVAQAAMDTGVARKPIADMDNYRRSLIRRADPSAAFLQGLQARARETQRRIVFAEGEEPAVVRAAYSFKNQGLGHPILIGREAQVERAMEQMGIPLGSLDIINARLSDKNPVYVDFLYERLQRRGYLKRDVQRLVNQDRNIFGSCMLKNGDADGMVTGVTRNYDAALKDAMLVLDPIAGQALIGMSMVINLGKTIFIADTSVHELPDGPTLANIALEAARAVRALGFTPRVAFLSYSTFGNPMGERGDRVREAVAILDQRTDIDFEYEGDINADVAMNPNHRMVYPFSRLSGPANVLVMPAIHSASIATNLLEAMSRATVIGPMLFGLEKPVQISSLGATVGDIVDLATIAAYDTDNV; encoded by the coding sequence ATGACCACGCAGCGTCCGAGCTTCACCGATCAGGAAGCCCTTGATTTCCACTCCCACCCGACCGCCGGGAAAATCTCCATGGTGCCCACAAAGCCCATGGGCACGCAGCGCGACCTGTCGCTGGCCTACAGCCCCGGTGTTGCTATCCCGGTGCTGGCGATCGCGGAAAACCCGGACAAGGCGTATGACTATACCTCCAAGGGCAACCTTGTGGCGGTCATCTCCAACGGCACCGCCATCCTGGGGCTCGGCAATCTGGGGCCGATGGCCTCCAAGCCGGTGATGGAAGGAAAGTCGGTTCTTTTCAAACGCTTCGCGGACATCGACAGCTTCGATGTGGAAGTTGACACGACCGATGTCGAAGACTTCATCCGCACCGTGCGCAATATCGGCGCGACCTGGGGCGGCATCAATCTGGAGGACATCTCCTCCCCTGCCTGCTTCATCATCGAGAGCCGCCTGCGCGACGAACTCGACATTCCGGTCTTCCATGACGACCAGCATGGCACCGCGATCATCGCCGCTGCCGGCCTGATCAATGCCTGCCACATCACCGGGCGCCAATTGAAAGACACCAAGGTCGCCATTTCGGGCGCCGGGGCTGCCGGTCTCTCGGTGGCTGGCCTCATCCGCCATCTGGGCGTGAAGGCAGAGAATATCCTGATCTGCGACACCGCCGGCGTGGTCTATGAAGGCCGCACCGAGAAGATGGACCAGTTCAAGTCCGCCTTCGCTGTCAAGACGGCCAAGCGCACGCTGACAGAAGCGATGGACGGGGCCGACGTGTTCCTCGGACTTTCGGTCAAGGGCGCGGTGACCAAAGAGATGGTCAAGTCGATGGCCAAGAACCCGATCATCTTTGCGATGGCAAACCCGGACCCGGAAATCACCCCCGAAGAGATCAAATCGGTCCGCAGCGATGCGATCATCGCCACGGGCCGGTCTGACTATCCAAACCAGGTGAACAATGTTCTGGGCTTTCCTTACATCTTCCGCGGCGCGCTCGACGTGCGCGCCCGCGGTATCAATGAGGAAATGAAGGTTGCCTGCGCCCGCGCGCTGGCCGAACTTGCCCGCGAAGATGTGCCCGATGAAGTGGCCGCCGCCTATCACGGCGCCCGGCCGAGCTTTGGCCGGGAATATATCATTCCAAGTCCGTTTGACCCGCGCCTGATCAGCTTCGTTCCACCCTTTGTCGCGCAGGCGGCCATGGATACCGGCGTGGCCCGCAAGCCGATTGCGGATATGGACAACTACCGCCGCTCGCTGATCCGCCGGGCGGACCCGTCGGCCGCCTTCCTTCAAGGCTTGCAGGCACGGGCCCGCGAGACCCAGCGCCGCATCGTGTTTGCTGAAGGTGAAGAACCCGCCGTCGTGCGCGCCGCCTACAGCTTCAAGAACCAAGGCCTTGGCCATCCGATCCTGATTGGCCGCGAGGCCCAGGTGGAGCGCGCGATGGAGCAGATGGGCATTCCGCTCGGCTCGCTCGATATCATCAATGCGCGCCTTTCCGACAAGAACCCGGTCTATGTCGACTTCCTGTATGAGCGCCTGCAGCGCCGCGGCTATCTCAAGCGCGACGTTCAGCGCCTGGTGAATCAGGACAGGAACATCTTCGGCAGCTGTATGCTTAAGAATGGCGACGCGGACGGCATGGTCACGGGCGTCACACGCAATTACGACGCCGCCCTGAAAGACGCGATGCTGGTGCTCGACCCGATTGCGGGCCAGGCCCTGATCGGCATGTCGATGGTGATCAATCTCGGCAAGACGATCTTCATTGCCGATACCAGCGTACATGAACTGCCCGACGGGCCGACCCTGGCAAACATCGCCCTGGAAGCGGCCCGCGCGGTGCGCGCCCTTGGCTTCACCCCGCGCGTGGCTTTCCTGTCCTACTCCACCTTCGGCAATCCGATGGGCGAGCGGGGCGACCGGGTGCGCGAAGCTGTGGCGATCCTTGATCAGCGCACGGACATTGATTTCGAGTATGAAGGCGACATCAATGCTGATGTGGCGATGAACCCGAACCACCGGATGGTGTATCCGTTCTCGCGCCTCAGCGGCCCGGCGAACGTGTTGGTCATGCCGGCGATCCATTCGGCCTCGATTGCGACCAATCTGTTGGAAGCGATGAGCCGGGCAACCGTCATCGGACCGATGCTGTTTGGCCTGGAAAAGCCGGTGCAGATTTCTTCACTCGGCGCCACTGTGGGCGACATCGTGGACCTTGCCACGATTGCAGCCTACGACACCGACAACGTCTAA
- the mutS gene encoding DNA mismatch repair protein MutS translates to MPDTARPSATTEPTPFMAQYLSIKAEHPGALLFFRMGDFYELFFQDAVEAASILDITLTSRGEHDGKPIPMAGVPYHAAEGYLARLIKGGCRVAVCEQMETPAEAKKRGSKSIVQRGVVRIVTPGTLTEDALLPARQGQALAAIAFSGAGEAALAVCDVSTGAFDLTAIPAARLGEALLAWPLSELVISADDADRPLILEARGFLSAPITERPGRAATAKSGEALLKEVFGLAALDSLGDFSRVEFAAAGLLLDYVKLTQAGAPIRLRAPRRPDTGGILLIDPATRASLEIDRSISGGRDGTLLAVIDRTVTAPGARLLAARLARPSRSVSEITSRYDAVSHLLGDAGQLEDVRVRLKSAPDLERAVMRLNLGRGGPRDMAALSKAVLSGAEAAGVLGRGLPPRLAEVAETLGLSGAPSVRAFAEDLARALTEAPPMLARDGGFIAQGWDVALDEVRALRDGSRRVIAELQAKYADQTGINALKVKFNNVLGYFIEVPAAKADPMLRAPLSADFIHRQTMAGAVRFSTHELADLAGRIGRAEDEAKAREIAIFEAFCAKVEELTGPLAVIAAALAELDVAASHAVWAAETGAVRPALDPRPVFEAKGLRHPVVEAALRKEGKGFTANDLHLDAEGNEGARFLLVTGPNMAGKSTYLRQSALAVILAQAGAFVPAASLRLGLSDRVFSRVGASDDLARGRSTFMVEMVETAAILNQATPESFVILDEVGRGTATWDGLAIAWAAAEHLHDTNRCRAIFATHYHELTDLAARMPAASNASLKAREWKQDLIFLHEVQPGPADRSYGVQVAKLAGLPRAAVARAGQILKKLEAGPSASENLPLFAMVAEDPAPEFSPESSAVIEALAAADPDSLTPREALDLVYRLKDLSRGA, encoded by the coding sequence ATGCCAGACACAGCCCGCCCTTCCGCCACCACAGAACCTACGCCCTTCATGGCGCAGTATCTGTCGATCAAAGCAGAGCATCCCGGCGCTCTGCTGTTCTTTCGCATGGGCGATTTCTACGAGCTGTTCTTCCAGGATGCCGTAGAGGCAGCCAGCATCCTCGACATTACCCTCACTTCCCGCGGCGAGCATGACGGCAAGCCCATTCCGATGGCAGGGGTGCCCTATCATGCAGCAGAGGGGTATCTCGCCCGCCTGATCAAAGGGGGGTGCCGCGTCGCTGTCTGCGAGCAGATGGAAACGCCCGCCGAGGCCAAGAAGCGCGGATCGAAGTCGATCGTCCAGCGCGGCGTGGTGCGGATCGTGACGCCCGGCACCCTCACCGAAGACGCGCTGCTGCCGGCCCGCCAAGGGCAGGCGCTCGCGGCCATCGCTTTTTCGGGTGCGGGGGAGGCGGCGCTCGCGGTCTGCGATGTCTCGACCGGCGCCTTTGATCTCACCGCCATTCCGGCCGCGCGCCTGGGCGAGGCGCTCCTCGCCTGGCCCCTCAGCGAACTGGTCATCTCAGCCGACGACGCAGACCGCCCCCTCATTCTTGAGGCGCGGGGCTTCCTCAGCGCCCCAATCACCGAGCGTCCCGGCCGCGCGGCCACCGCTAAATCCGGCGAAGCCCTGCTGAAGGAAGTCTTTGGGTTGGCCGCGCTCGATTCACTGGGCGATTTCAGCCGGGTCGAGTTCGCCGCCGCCGGATTGTTGCTTGATTATGTAAAGCTTACCCAGGCGGGCGCGCCGATCCGTCTGCGCGCGCCGCGCCGCCCCGATACCGGCGGCATCCTTTTGATCGATCCGGCAACCCGCGCCAGCCTGGAGATAGACCGCAGCATCAGCGGTGGCCGGGATGGCACACTGCTTGCGGTGATTGACCGGACAGTCACCGCGCCCGGTGCCCGCCTCCTGGCCGCGCGCCTGGCCCGTCCCTCGCGCAGCGTGTCGGAAATCACTTCACGCTATGATGCCGTATCCCATCTTCTGGGCGATGCGGGTCAGCTGGAAGATGTGCGTGTGCGGCTGAAATCCGCGCCTGACCTTGAGCGCGCAGTCATGCGCCTCAACCTTGGCCGGGGTGGCCCGCGCGACATGGCGGCGCTTTCCAAAGCGGTTTTGTCGGGCGCAGAAGCCGCCGGCGTGCTCGGGCGGGGGCTGCCCCCACGCCTTGCTGAGGTTGCCGAAACGCTCGGCCTATCCGGCGCGCCGTCCGTGCGCGCGTTCGCGGAAGATCTCGCCCGCGCGTTGACCGAAGCGCCTCCAATGCTTGCCCGCGATGGCGGGTTCATTGCGCAGGGGTGGGATGTCGCCCTTGACGAGGTCCGTGCGCTGAGGGATGGCAGCCGCCGCGTCATCGCAGAGCTTCAGGCAAAATATGCAGACCAGACCGGCATCAACGCCCTCAAGGTCAAGTTCAACAATGTGCTGGGCTATTTCATCGAAGTGCCCGCCGCCAAGGCAGACCCGATGCTGCGCGCGCCGCTCTCGGCCGACTTTATCCATCGCCAGACCATGGCCGGCGCCGTGCGGTTCTCCACGCACGAGCTCGCTGATCTTGCCGGCCGAATCGGGCGGGCAGAGGACGAAGCCAAAGCCCGCGAAATCGCCATCTTCGAAGCCTTCTGCGCAAAAGTGGAGGAGTTGACCGGGCCGCTGGCCGTAATCGCGGCCGCTTTGGCGGAGCTGGACGTCGCCGCAAGTCATGCCGTCTGGGCGGCAGAGACCGGCGCGGTGCGGCCTGCGCTTGATCCACGTCCGGTGTTTGAAGCCAAAGGCCTGCGCCACCCGGTCGTCGAAGCGGCGCTGCGCAAGGAAGGGAAGGGGTTTACCGCCAATGACCTTCATCTCGATGCGGAGGGAAATGAAGGCGCGCGTTTCCTCCTCGTCACCGGCCCGAACATGGCGGGTAAGTCTACTTATCTGCGCCAGTCAGCGCTGGCCGTGATCCTCGCTCAGGCAGGCGCCTTTGTTCCGGCCGCCTCGCTGCGGCTTGGTCTTTCTGACCGGGTCTTTTCCCGCGTCGGTGCGTCGGACGATCTGGCGCGCGGACGCTCCACATTCATGGTCGAGATGGTGGAGACCGCCGCCATCCTCAATCAGGCAACGCCGGAAAGCTTTGTGATCCTCGATGAAGTGGGTCGCGGCACAGCCACCTGGGATGGTCTCGCCATCGCTTGGGCGGCGGCCGAACATCTTCACGATACGAACAGATGTCGCGCCATCTTCGCCACTCACTATCATGAGTTGACCGACCTGGCTGCGCGGATGCCCGCCGCCTCAAACGCCTCGCTGAAAGCCCGCGAATGGAAGCAGGACCTGATCTTCCTGCACGAAGTCCAGCCCGGTCCGGCGGACCGCTCCTATGGCGTGCAGGTGGCAAAGCTGGCCGGTCTTCCCCGCGCGGCGGTAGCGCGCGCGGGGCAGATCCTCAAGAAACTGGAAGCCGGTCCCTCGGCCTCGGAAAACCTTCCGCTGTTCGCGATGGTGGCCGAAGATCCGGCCCCGGAGTTTTCGCCGGAGAGCTCTGCCGTGATTGAAGCGCTTGCCGCCGCTGATCCCGACAGCCTCACGCCGCGCGAAGCGCTCGATCTTGTTTACCGCCTGAAAGACCTGAGCCGAGGCGCCTAG
- a CDS encoding VOC family protein — MIKVNGIHHIAIMAADIREHVAFFSDVLGCKLSAIFDMHGVPGGVHAFLHMDDHSYFSIVELPQVKDIPIELGVTHAGTGAAPSAPGTMQHLAFRVDTPEELLAIRDRIRKKGVNVIGPLDHAMCQSIYFAGPDQLTLEVACSDEAINPEAWIDPAVIARLGISDEDLARYKSPDAYAGEGGRVAQPPYDPAKPHQAYPEPMYKAMLAAPDEAITKSAKFEPPVKIAS; from the coding sequence ATGATCAAAGTGAACGGCATCCATCACATAGCCATCATGGCGGCAGATATTCGCGAGCATGTGGCGTTCTTTTCAGATGTTCTGGGCTGCAAGCTTTCAGCGATCTTCGACATGCACGGCGTGCCCGGCGGGGTTCATGCCTTTCTCCACATGGATGACCATTCCTATTTCTCGATTGTTGAGTTGCCACAGGTGAAGGACATTCCGATCGAGCTTGGCGTCACCCATGCCGGAACCGGCGCAGCGCCATCCGCCCCCGGAACAATGCAGCATCTCGCCTTTCGCGTGGATACGCCCGAAGAATTGCTCGCCATCCGTGACCGCATCCGGAAGAAGGGTGTGAACGTGATTGGCCCGCTGGATCATGCGATGTGCCAATCCATCTATTTTGCCGGCCCCGACCAGCTGACCCTGGAAGTGGCGTGTTCGGATGAAGCAATCAATCCGGAAGCCTGGATTGATCCGGCCGTGATTGCGCGCCTCGGCATTTCTGATGAAGATCTGGCACGCTATAAGAGCCCGGACGCGTATGCTGGCGAAGGCGGCAGGGTGGCCCAGCCGCCATATGATCCGGCCAAGCCGCATCAGGCCTATCCCGAGCCGATGTACAAAGCGATGCTGGCGGCGCCGGATGAGGCGATAACCAAGTCCGCGAAGTTTGAGCCCCCGGTCAAGATCGCGAGCTAG
- a CDS encoding alpha/beta hydrolase produces the protein MSNQQRLVREPYIVLHSETSGFKDVYGGAGEKVVVECMRIFREGTSARSVIIFSHPIGGGAFLPLVSALAHAGHHVIYCNTRYRGNDTALIMEKCIADLGACIAHARTRLGYDKVVLGGWSGGGSLSLFYQDQAEKTTITETPAGDPYDLTKKDLPPADGIMLLAAHVSRAVTLTEWMDPSILDETRPFDRDASLNIYDPANPDQPPYTPAFVSRFRAAQLDRNRRITSWVRETLEDLRARGEHNMERAFTVHGTMANVCWTDPAQELSDRRPYTCYLGDPRIANDGPVGLARFTTLRSWLSQWGFDTTNADGLGNAARISCPVLVINNTADLACTPSHATRLYEAVSHDRKAYRDIKGADHYYIERPDLLPEAVSACREWMEAESFAG, from the coding sequence GTGTCAAACCAGCAAAGACTGGTCCGCGAACCATATATCGTCCTGCATTCGGAAACTTCCGGCTTCAAGGATGTCTATGGCGGGGCAGGGGAAAAGGTCGTCGTCGAGTGCATGCGGATATTCCGCGAGGGTACATCGGCGCGCAGCGTCATCATCTTTTCCCACCCGATTGGCGGGGGCGCGTTCCTGCCGCTTGTGAGCGCGCTCGCCCATGCCGGCCACCACGTTATTTATTGCAACACGCGCTACCGGGGCAACGACACGGCGCTGATCATGGAAAAATGCATCGCCGATCTGGGCGCCTGCATCGCCCATGCGCGCACGCGCCTGGGGTATGACAAGGTCGTGCTCGGCGGCTGGTCGGGCGGGGGCTCGCTCTCGCTTTTCTATCAGGATCAGGCCGAGAAAACGACCATCACCGAAACCCCGGCAGGCGACCCCTATGACCTGACGAAGAAAGACCTTCCGCCCGCCGACGGTATCATGCTGCTGGCCGCTCATGTCAGCCGCGCCGTCACGCTGACAGAATGGATGGACCCGTCGATCCTGGATGAAACCCGTCCGTTTGACCGCGACGCCTCCCTCAACATCTACGATCCCGCCAATCCGGATCAGCCGCCCTATACGCCCGCTTTCGTTTCCCGCTTCCGCGCTGCCCAGCTGGACCGCAATCGCCGGATCACGTCCTGGGTGCGCGAAACGCTGGAAGACCTGCGCGCCAGGGGCGAACACAATATGGAACGCGCCTTCACGGTGCACGGCACGATGGCAAATGTCTGCTGGACCGATCCGGCGCAGGAGCTGTCAGACCGGCGCCCCTATACCTGCTATCTGGGCGACCCCCGCATTGCCAATGATGGCCCGGTGGGCCTTGCCCGTTTCACCACGCTGCGGTCCTGGCTGTCTCAATGGGGTTTTGACACCACCAACGCGGATGGCCTCGGCAATGCCGCGCGCATTTCCTGTCCGGTTCTGGTGATCAATAACACCGCCGACCTTGCCTGCACGCCGAGCCACGCAACGCGCCTCTACGAGGCGGTCTCTCATGACCGCAAAGCCTATCGCGACATCAAGGGTGCCGATCATTACTATATCGAGCGCCCGGACCTGTTGCCGGAGGCCGTCAGTGCTTGCAGGGAATGGATGGAAGCGGAAAGCTTCGCGGGCTGA